A region from the Vigna radiata var. radiata cultivar VC1973A unplaced genomic scaffold, Vradiata_ver6 scaffold_133, whole genome shotgun sequence genome encodes:
- the LOC106753418 gene encoding proteasome subunit alpha type-4, whose protein sequence is MSRRYDSRTTIFSPEGRLYQVEYAMEAIGNAGTAIGILSKDGVVLVGEKKVTSKLLQTSTSTEKMYKIDDHVACAVAGIMSDANILINTARVQAQRYTYAYQEPMPVEQLVQSLCDTKQGYTQFGGLRPFGVSFLFAGWDKNFGFQLYMSDPSGNYGGWKAGAIGANNQAAQSILKQDYKDDITREEAVQLALKVLSKTMDSTSLTSEKLELAEVFLSPSGKVKYEVCSPESLTKLLVKFGVTQPATDTA, encoded by the coding sequence ATGTCTCGAAGATATGATAGCCGAACAACAATATTCTCTCCTGAAGGACGTCTTTACCAAGTGGAATATGCAATGGAAGCTATTGGTAATGCCGGTACTGCAATAGGGATCTTATCGAAAGATGGAGTTGTGCTGGTTGGTGAAAAAAAGGTCACATCCAAGCTGCTCCAAACCTCAACCTCCACTGAGAAAATGTACAAGATTGATGATCATGTTGCATGTGCCGTGGCTGGGATAATGTCCGATGCCAACATTCTGATTAATACTGCAAGGGTCCAAGCACAACGCTACACTTATGCTTATCAAGAGCCAATGCCAGTTGAGCAGCTAGTTCAATCTCTCTGTGATACCAAGCAAGGTTACACCCAATTTGGTGGTCTTAGGCCATTTGGGGTCTCATTTCTGTTTGCAGGATGGGACAAAAACTTTGGCTTTCAGCTTTACATGAGTGACCCTAGTGGAAATTATGGTGGCTGGAAAGCTGGAGCCATTGGGGCAAATAACCAGGCAGCACAATCAATACTGAAACAGGACTACAAGGATGATATCACAAGAGAAGAAGCAGTTCAACTTGCATTGAAGGTTTTAAGTAAAACCATGGACAGCACAAGTCTGACTTCAGAAAAGCTTGAACTTGCTGAGGTTTTTCTGTCACCCTCTGGTAAAGTGAAGTATGAAGTTTGCTCCCCAGAGTCCCTCACTAAGCTGTTGGTGAAGTTTGGTGTAACCCAACCTGCAACAGACACTGCGTAG